In Lates calcarifer isolate ASB-BC8 linkage group LG15, TLL_Latcal_v3, whole genome shotgun sequence, one genomic interval encodes:
- the iffo1b gene encoding non-homologous end joining factor IFFO1, with amino-acid sequence MPDLQRFSFPYHSMNPLLGANAHLQQHPQQIQTPGHPDSPSGLLPDAVFGGPDPASFLLGEQAGPGPDQPGPDFTAPSQTSPYFHHNHSSPYQHRAVPHPPAAMALRNDLGSNISVLKTLNLRFRCFLAKVHELERRNKILEKQLQQALDSNKGCQGGCCENRAHTQEAGVQTGFVGTIPLRPGSLPFHNTNNSARRPTTLFTPPLTSALPPAAAENTNSTQTNTSNPTITISQSSPCVDSPGSGSKTVPNTSAGPGSSTNPPPRFLPGTIWSYNHTRKFGPGAERLTSPGVSWMHPDGVGVQIDTITPEIRALYNVLAKVKRERDEYKRRWEEEYTMRMDLQQKIADLQEDLQESEGCQDELALRVQQLKAELVLFKGLMSNNLSELDSKIQEKAMKVDMDICRRIDITARLCDVAQQRNCEDVIQMYQVPNNQSSLNCRRKQTPLTFNGNECDEPVSTSESDGGVVKDEEHCGSSANQINEEMQRMLNQLRECEFEDDCDSLAWEETEETLLLWEDFPGCTLPPDPTHPPGEEDTLEKVINDTECLFKSREKEYQETIDQIELELATAKSDMNRHLHEYMEMCSMKRGLDVQMETCRRLITQSGDSNSAAPASSDESDQRENDKSSSSPPGSAGRS; translated from the exons ATGCCAGATCTGCAGCGCTTTAGTTTTCCATACCATAGCATGAATCCTTTGTTGGGGGCCAACGCGCATCTCCAACAGCACCCACAGCAGATCCAAACGCCCGGACACCCAGATTCTCCCTCAGGCCTCCTGCCCGACGCCGTTTTCGGTGGACCGGACCCGGCGTCTTTTCTGCTAGGTGAGCAGGCTGGCCCAGGGCCTGATCAGCCGGGGCCTGACTTCACCGCACCCTCTCAGACCTCACCTTACTTCCACCACAACCACAGCAGCCCTTATCAGCACCGCGCCGTGCCGCATCCTCCCGCAGCCATGGCCCTCAGAAACGACTTGGGATCCAACATCAGCGTCCTCAAGACTCTCAACCTGAGGTTCAGATGCTTTTTGGCCAAAGTGCACGAATTAGAGCGCAGAAATAAGATTTTAGAGAAGCAGCTGCAACAGGCGCTGGATTCCAACAAGGGCTGTCAAGGGGGATGCTGCGAGAACAGGGCTCATACACAGGAGGCAGGTGTGCAGACTGGATTTGTTGGTACGATACCACTCAGGCCAGGTTCCCTCCCCTTCCATAACACCAACAACTCAGCCAGGAGGCCTACAACGCTCTTCACACCACCGCTCACGTCAGCCCTCCCACCTGCAGCCGCTGAAAACACCAAttcaacccaaacaaacacCAGTAACCCAACCATCACCATCAGCCAGTCCTCCCCCTGCGTGGACTCCCCCGGCTCCGGCTCTAAAACTGTCCCCAACACCAGCGCAGGCCCCGGTAGCTCCACTAACCCTCCTCCACGGTTCCTTCCGGGCACCATCTGGTCCTACAACCACACCCGTAAGTTCGGCCCAGGTGCGGAGCGGCTGACCAGCCCCGGGGTGTCCTGGATGCACCCAGACGGAGTTGGGGTCCAGATTGACACCATCACTCCTGAGATAAGAGCCCTGTATAACGTCCTGGCCAAagtgaagagggagagagacgaGTACAAACGCAG ATGGGAAGAAGAGTACACTATGAGGATGGATTTGCAACAGAAGATTGCAGACCTACAAGAG GACCTGCAGGAAAGTGAGGGCTGTCAGGATGAACTGGCTCTCAGAGTTCAGCAGCTGAAGGCAGAGCTGGTTCTCTTCAAAGGTCTAATGAGCAAT AACTTGTCAGAGTTGGACAGTAAGATCCAGGAGAAAGCCATGAAGGTGGACATGGACATCTGCCGCAGGATTGATATCACCGCTCGTCTGTGTGACGTAGCTCAGCAGAGGAACTGTGAAGATGTGATCCAGATGTACCAG GTTCCTAACAACCAATCATCCTTAAACTGCCGCCGGAAACAAACTCCTCTGACATTTAATGGGAATGAGTGTGATGAGCCCGTCAGCACCTCTGAAAGTGACGGAGGTGTGGTCAAAGATGAGGAGCACTGCGGCTCGTCGGCCAATCAGATCAATGAGGAGATGCAGAGGATGCTGAACCAACT GCGTGAATGTGAGTTTGAGGATGACTGCGACAGTCTGGCCTGGGAGGAGACTGAAGAAACGCTGCTTCTTTGGGAGGACTTCCCAGGATGCACTCTGCCTCCcgaccccacccacccaccaggAGAG gaGGACACTCTGGAAAAGGTGATTAACGACACAGAATGTCTGTTTAAGTCCCGAGAGAAGGAATACCAAGAGACAATTGACCAGATTGAG CTGGAACTGGCCACAGCGAAGAGTGACATGAACCGACATCTGCACGAGTACATGGAGATGTGCTCGATGAAGAGAGGCCTGGATGTTCAGATGGAGACCTGCAGGAGACTCATTACGCAGAGTGGAGACAG TAACTCTGCAGCACCTGCGTCCTCTGACGAGAGCGACCAGAGAGAGAACGACAAGTCTTCATCGTCTCCTCCGGGGAGCGCTGGGAGATCTTGA